In Defluviimonas aquaemixtae, the sequence GAGGTAGAGGCCGCTCGCCGCCGCGCGGTCGCTGCGCGCGGCGCGGCCGATGAAGCCGGTGGCGAGCGCCTGGACGAAGAACGTGCCGACGCCGACAAGGACCATCCCGCCGAGCACGCTGACGAGGTTCGGCTGGACGAGGAGCACGAGGCCAGCCGCAGCCACGGCCAGCCCGCCCCATAGCGCCGGCCGCGTACCGATCCGGCCCGCGACCGCGCCCGCGAGAGGCGTGGTGACCATCGACGGCAGGAAGACGAAATACACGATTCCAAGCGACATGGGCGACAGCGAAATCGGCGCGGCGGCCAAGACGAAGTTCACGTAGGTGAAGATACCGAGAAAGGCGAAGAGCGTCAGGAAGCCGATCCCGAACGTCGCCCTGAGCGCGGGATTGTTCAGATGATCTGCCCAGCTCGCCAGCGGAGAGCGCGCCGGTCCCGGCGAGGCCATCGGCGACATCCGGTCGAGGTTGAGGAAGACGAGCGCCGCGCCCGCGAGATTGAGCGCCGCGAAGAGGTAGAAGTTCGCGCCGACGCCGAGAAGGTCGGAAACCGTCGCCGCGACGAGGCGGCCGACGAGGTTGCTCGCCACAACCCCGGTGACATAGGCCGCGAGCGTGCCGGCGATTTCCTCGGCGCTGCAGTGCTCGGCGAGGTAGGCCATCGTGAGCGCGAAGGCCGCGGCCATGAAGATACCTTGTGCGATCCGCAGCGCGGCGAAGCTCGCGAGCCCCGGTGCCACGGCAAGGAGCGAGGTGGGGATCGCAAGCAGCGCGAGACTGATCCAGATGCCCTGCCGTCGGTTCAGGCGGCCGCTGATCAGCGCGACGCCGAGGCACGAGAGCGCCATGCCAATGGTGCAGACATTCACCGCGAGGCCGATTGCCGAAGGGGTGACGTCGTAAACCTCGGCCAGTGTCGGAAGGATCGCCTGCGTTGCGAAGAGATCGACGAGCGTGAGAAAGCCGATCACGCCGACGATGATCGAACGCAGCCGCATGGCGCGTGCCTTGGGCATCGGCGGCAGGGAGGAGGGATGGAGTTCGAGCGAGGAGTTTGACATTGGGGCGGCCTATCTGTTCGTGACACTCCATTCATGCCCTCTGGCGCGCGCGCGGAGAAATGCCGCGTCGCTCTGAAATCGATAGGGCGGGCGCATCGATTTCAGAGCGACGCGGCATTTCCAATCCACGGTGCAGCTTCGTAGCTTTCTCCAACGCACCCTCATGTGGAGAACACGGTATGGATCACGCGCTTTCAGGAACAAAGGTCAAACCGGCGGCGCGCCGCAGGGCCGCCGGATCGGCTGGCGGGCCCGTCGCGGACAGGCAACTGGCCGGAAAGGCCGCCATCGTGACCGGCTCGACGAGCGGTATCGGTCTCGGCATAGCCGAAGCCTTCGCGCGGGCCGGAATGAACGTCATGCTGAACGGCTTCGGCGACAAGCGTGAGATTGAAATCATCCGTGCGCGGCTGGCGAAGGAGTACAAGATCGACGCCGCGTTTTCCGCCGCGGACATGTCTGTGCCCGACGAGATCGCGGCCATGGCGGACGATGCGAAGCGGCATTTCGGTGGCGTCGACGTGCTCGTCAACAATGCCGGCATCCAGCATGTCGAGGCGGTCGAGAACTTTCCCGTCGCGAAGTGGGACGCGATTTTGGCCATCAATCTTTCCTCGGCGTTTCATGGCATCCGCGCGGTCGTTCCCGGGATGAAGGCGCGGGGCTGGGGCCGCATCATCAACGTCGCGTCCGCCCACGCGATCGTCGCCTCGCCTTTCAAATCGGCCTATGTCACCGCGAAGCATGGTATGCTCGGCCTGACCAAGACCGTGGCGCTCGAAACGGCGGAGCATGGCGTCACCGTCAACGCGATTTGCCCCGGCTACGTGCTGACGCCGCTGGTCCGGAACCAGATCCCGGAGACCGCAAGGGCCCGGGGCATCAGCGAGGACGAGGTGATCCGCGATGTCCTGCTTCATGCTCAGCCGACGAAACAATTCGTCACCACTGAGCAGATCGGGGCGCTCGCGGTCTTTCTGTGCAGCGAGGGCGCGGCGTCCATCACGGGCGCGGCGCTGCCCATCGAAGGCGGCTGGACCGCGCAGTAGCGGCCATTTCCGGAGGAGAAGATGAAAAACGCATCGATAGTCGGGGCCGAAGCGGCCGGATCACCGGACGGCAAGAAGTTTGCCGCGGGCGGGCGCCAGGTCGCGCTGGTCTTTCAAGGCGGCGGAGCGCTCGGCGCTTATCAGGCAGGCGTCTATCAGGCACTGCACGAGGCGGGGGTCGAACCGGACTGGATCATCGGCACCTCGATCGGCGCGATCAACGCCGCGCTCATTGCCGGCAACAAGCCGCAGAACCGACTGCCGAGGCTGGAGGAATTCTGGCGTCTCGTGTCGCGCAAGTCCTTCGCCGGCCTGACCGCCGGCTGGCCGCAGCTCACCCGGCCGATGGCCTATGTGAACACGCTGTTCCAAGGTATCCCGAACTTCTTCGAGCCCAACCCCTTCGCCTTCATGGGCCAGCACGTTCCGCTCAATCCCGACCGCGCCGGCTATTATTCGACGCGGCCGCTCGAGGAGACGCTGCTCGATCTCGTCGATTTCAAGCTGATCAACCGCAACAAGCCGCGTCTGACGGTCGGGGCGGCGCATGTCCGCTCGAGCCGGATGCGGTATTTCGACAGCCGCGACATGGAGATCGACGTCAAGCATATCCTCGCCTCCGGCGCCCTGCCGCCGGCGTTTCCGGCAGTGCGCGTGGAGGGCGAGCTATACTGGGACGGCGGGATCCTCTCGAACACGCCGAGCGAGGTCATCTTCGACGACAATCCGCGCCGGAATTCGCTGATCTTCGCGGTTCATCTGTGGAACCCCGAGGGGTCCGAGCCGGGTACGATCTGGGAGGTTCTGCACCGCCACAAGGACGTCCAGTATTCGAGCCGGGTCGCCAACCACATTGCCCGCCAGCAGACCGCGCATCACCTGCGCCACATCATCAAGCGGCTGGCCAGCTACGTGCCCGAGGCCGAACGAATCCAGGACGAGGTGCGCGAGCTCGAAAGCTGGGGATGCCAGACCCAGATGCATGTCGTCCGGCTGCTCGCGCCGTCGCTCGCCTATGACGACCACACCAAGGATGTCGATTTCAGCCTCGAGGGCATACGCGGGCGGTGGCAGGCCGGGCTGGAGGATACGCGCAAGTCGATCGAAGCCGAGCCCTGGTCGGGCGAGTTCGATCCGCTCGAAGGCGTCTTCCTTCACCAGGCGCCTTGGCCGGGTGCCGTCGTCGCCGAACACGCGGACCTGACCGAGTTGACGCGAATGGGCGAGCCGCATTCATCGGTCGCCGTCTGACGCAGGACGGGGCAGGGCGGCGGAACGGACGGAGATGAAGGCCATGAGCGAAAGATATGACGCGATCGTCATCGGCACCGGCCAGTCCGGCCCCGCCCTCGCCCAGCGGTTCGACCGCGAAGGCTTGCGGGTCGCGGTGATCGAGCGGAAACACTTCGGCGGCACCTGCGTGAACACCGGGTGCATCCCGACCAAGACGCTTGTCGCCAGCGCCCGCGTCGCGCACATGGCGCGCCGGGCGGCCGAGTACGGGGTTGATCTGGGATCGGCCGTGACGGTGGACATGAAGCGCGTCAAAGCGCGCAAGGACGCCGTCGTGGCGCTCTCGCGCGTCGGCGTCACCGACTGGATGGAGGGCTTGAAGAACGGCCGCGTCTTTCGCGGCCATGCGCGGTTCACGGGCCGCCGGACCGTGCGGGTGAACGGCGAAGAGCTGGCCGCCGACCGGATCTTCATCAATGTCGGCGGCCGGGCTTT encodes:
- a CDS encoding MFS transporter; this encodes MSNSSLELHPSSLPPMPKARAMRLRSIIVGVIGFLTLVDLFATQAILPTLAEVYDVTPSAIGLAVNVCTIGMALSCLGVALISGRLNRRQGIWISLALLAIPTSLLAVAPGLASFAALRIAQGIFMAAAFALTMAYLAEHCSAEEIAGTLAAYVTGVVASNLVGRLVAATVSDLLGVGANFYLFAALNLAGAALVFLNLDRMSPMASPGPARSPLASWADHLNNPALRATFGIGFLTLFAFLGIFTYVNFVLAAAPISLSPMSLGIVYFVFLPSMVTTPLAGAVAGRIGTRPALWGGLAVAAAGLVLLVQPNLVSVLGGMVLVGVGTFFVQALATGFIGRAARSDRAAASGLYLASYYVGGLTGAALLGQLFDRYGWEACVAGVGLALAIAALVTVRLRIDDR
- a CDS encoding 3-hydroxybutyrate dehydrogenase; this translates as MDHALSGTKVKPAARRRAAGSAGGPVADRQLAGKAAIVTGSTSGIGLGIAEAFARAGMNVMLNGFGDKREIEIIRARLAKEYKIDAAFSAADMSVPDEIAAMADDAKRHFGGVDVLVNNAGIQHVEAVENFPVAKWDAILAINLSSAFHGIRAVVPGMKARGWGRIINVASAHAIVASPFKSAYVTAKHGMLGLTKTVALETAEHGVTVNAICPGYVLTPLVRNQIPETARARGISEDEVIRDVLLHAQPTKQFVTTEQIGALAVFLCSEGAASITGAALPIEGGWTAQ
- a CDS encoding patatin-like phospholipase family protein, giving the protein MKNASIVGAEAAGSPDGKKFAAGGRQVALVFQGGGALGAYQAGVYQALHEAGVEPDWIIGTSIGAINAALIAGNKPQNRLPRLEEFWRLVSRKSFAGLTAGWPQLTRPMAYVNTLFQGIPNFFEPNPFAFMGQHVPLNPDRAGYYSTRPLEETLLDLVDFKLINRNKPRLTVGAAHVRSSRMRYFDSRDMEIDVKHILASGALPPAFPAVRVEGELYWDGGILSNTPSEVIFDDNPRRNSLIFAVHLWNPEGSEPGTIWEVLHRHKDVQYSSRVANHIARQQTAHHLRHIIKRLASYVPEAERIQDEVRELESWGCQTQMHVVRLLAPSLAYDDHTKDVDFSLEGIRGRWQAGLEDTRKSIEAEPWSGEFDPLEGVFLHQAPWPGAVVAEHADLTELTRMGEPHSSVAV